GGGTATTGCCAGCGggtatcagctgttctgctctaTACAAATCCTAATGCTGGAGGGCATACATACAAAAGGATCAAGGAGTTAATGTTAGTGAAACCTGTAGAAGGTCCTGCTCGCTGATGTATTACGACTCCATATTCATGCATGTaaggacttaggcctcatgtccacggggaaaatcaggcccgctacggattctccatggagaatctgtagcgggtccctcctgccccgcggacatgagggctgaaaataagaataaatcagaatacacttacctcccgcccgctccggatccttccttcgctgcggcgtcatcttctctgcgtcgtggccggatcttcattcttcagcccggcggatgcgcaggatgacgtcggtgacgtgccccgcgcatgcgccggcccgaagaaaaaagatccggccgcgacggagagaagatggcgccgcggcgaagagaagaactggagcgggtgagtaaaatctgatttttgtctcccgcagattcggacggcttccataggcttcaatagaagcccgcgggagccgtccccgcgggagacccgcatgaaaatggagcatggtccagattttttcatgctccatttttaaaaaaatcacttttattgaccatccgcgggtatttatctacccgctggtggtcaatgcatccctatgggatgtggatccgcgggcaggagaagagttaaaatctgccgcggattttaattcttcttttgcccgtggacgtgaggccttaTTCTAAACGATAAGAGAATAAAAGTACCTTTAGAGTTTATTTTACTTTACTGTCCTCAACTTTTTCTTACAGTTTTTAAGCTTTGTCTCCTACACTGATGTCAgtctgatgcaatttttttcctgtttccTGTTTGTTTGGAGAAAATGATCTTGGAGACAATTAGATAATTACTGCTATATATTATTTTCTCAGTGGAGGGAGACGCAGGAGACGTGAGAAGTAAAAATATCCTCAAGTGGCCTCCATTCACCTGTGTATATATAGAGGTGTTCATACTGCATTATGTGGTGATATCCACACATCATCTCACACGCTGATTCATTTGGGACGATTCTCTAAAACTTTGTCAATATATTCGAATTGGAGTAAGAAGACATCCAACAACAGCACACATTGATTCTCATCAGTACAAATACATGGATGCATCAACTGTAAGTACTGTTATAGCTCCGTCCTGGCATTGAGAACATCAGTAGTCAGTATTCTCAGTTACCCCTTGGTCTTTTCTGTCCGGTTCCATGTAAGTGCAGCTCTTAAGTGCCATCAGAATTATACTGATATTGTGCCAGAAGTGAACTAAAAGGAAATTCCAAAACTCATCAACATTTTCTGCCTCTCCACCAGCCTGTGTGGGCTTTGCAGATGCATTTAAAGCTGCTTTGTAGTTTCTGAACTGCAGAAGGGCCCTGAATGGCAAGCACATCCGTGTGAAGAAGCCACCACACTCCAGGTCCCCATATTACAATTAGAAACACTACTTCTCAGTAGTTTCATTGGCTCTGGCTGATAGTAACTATCAGTTTATAATTGTTGATATCAGGTCTTATGAAAGAGCTGCAGATGCTCGCATTTTCAGGGCTTGcagaatggagcagcagcttttTTCCAACTAGCTGGCCTTGTTACGTGTGCTTCCTGCTTCTTCAGGCCCACCAGCCCCATTTGTAATTGTGAAGGATGAGGACTTTGGCCTGATAACCCACGTTGTGCAACCCTTTCCGTAGAGAGGGTTGGATACCAGGAAGCAGCTTTTTAATTGTCTCACACAGGCTCATCATTTTGTCGAATGTGCCTGTGAGATTCTTACCACTTAGTGGCGAGCTTTTCTCTGCACTGTTCAGATAGAACCTGAGAATGTGTGTGTGGTCATTTAAGGGCTCGTACACACTGACGATAGATTTTTCTGTGATACGAGAGTGAGTGAacatgcatgattatgaaaccaatgattttcaatggtttcattctcatgtgCGATGTGTTCACTTAAGCCttgcaaaaaaatctgcactatcgCCCatggtttttaatttatttttatgttgCTTCCTACTTTTGtgtgtaaggccggtttcacatagTCGCCAAAATTGTGTGATCTtcacaatgcaacagtgctacaaatcccatgtatgtgaagcccatatgctttcctatgggttccttcacatttctgatgcgacattgcgagacaaAAACAACGCAGTTTGCTAGATATGcccgtgatgttttgtagcccatgtttccctatggagccttcctctctgttgcatcgcacaaaaacgcagtcttcgtgctgtgcgatgcaacttttacagtaggacatcctactgtaaaagacctaaaataaggcctagctgcataaaaaagaacacatcacctaagaagctctGTCCAGCTCTGCTGCGTCTTCTCCCCGATTCCcggtatgagggttaaaattctaagtgcaacaccaatcggccccaccccactttccccgttgccggccgtaagaagagacaccacacacaggagtctggtctagctcctcacacgggagaaaaaactgcgcactttattacagattacatgagatcttataccctctgccctctcaccactagggggtgatgggctcataaccatatatgggcagtccggatttgcggactgagacagtgaggcgcctctggcttatacagaaaatcacgtattcaattaactccagtgcaaagaattacccacacaattctaagaagtccggcctaagacagtgaaaattatgtacatttgaacatcttgatatcttgtttctgggcttctgggaaatcggccaagtacatgcgtccttgcgtctggttcggtatcttctctgaacttctagaacatctcttgcaaaaccttggcatatctgatttaaggcgacatttaagttttttctcatttggaattgaataaaacttgcatataggtataaaagtataaagaacatatggcaatatatatatatatatatatataccctcacaaacccccctaaaaaacttaatatggagatcaagcatcagaccttgcactcttcctcggtcgtctctcccttacgtcagggtttctccactgcccgtaagtccctactcctaaaagggaagggatccctacctcacctcagaaggaggccatggattccctgggattatttccgggcctccataccctctatctgtacgagttaacaccccgcagggtgtgccctcgccggaacctaaggtcttctgcactttccctaggcaagtgggaagtccactgacagtccatcttatgagactgaggcagacacagtactagtccatctctccattcttctggtaacgtatgtgattggcattatcggaactggctcttcatcttttttcaaacaaggaaaacgttggtcacattatccagtcccttactcatactctttttgatcaaagggaaaatacacatacaagaaattacataccccacctctttctgctaaaatcatatccacggccactctattttggaatgccatggatgcagtgggccctaattggtctattaacccttgtaaagcatctctggtgtagtttacaaacctctgctgattgtaaaagataaaattcatccaatctacattattattaacagtgacaatagcaaatacggactcaaaacctgctttagcctgatctctagaattaaattcatctggcaccccccttggcactcctattgtatctatgtgtacatgtggattaaagttaccaccaggaacgtcaacttctctcttagcacgatgcggtgttggattctcaccctcagtgtagtcttcatattgcacatttaattatattaatttgttctgaaacagggggctagtgtacagtagtcaaaggtgtgtgttagaggaattgtaccacattatagcatgtaaaggatatgcaggatcattagttttttcagtgcgaagtgtggatccaagtgggctttccttcgagcttgactgcagttggggtggtgaacaacacctggtaaggacattcaaaccgggtttctcgctcaaacttttccacatagaccctgtcacctggttttagattgtgacactcatctgtaggacctgagataaaagcagagactacagaatgcattactaacaattccttggagaggctcatgacaaaattaacaagaaaatcattccccaagctcagttactgtggcatgtatcctcctaagaaaaagaaaaaactaatgaaagacactcaattcaaaatttacccattttcttcattgccttttgtatctattttccccctactccgcagatggtagggtgtgtgaaaagcctggaatatacccaaaacagacatgatgtgttgcattatttcacctgtgaagtgtgtacctttgtttgactcaatcacttccggtaccccgtatctgcggattacctcattcatgagcttctgtgcggttacctgcttatttactttagtaacagggtaggtctccaacctgaaaagaaatcaacaacaagcacatattcatgcttcccaacaagtgggagctgagtgtagccaatttgcaatccctgaaatgggtagagtggcctaggcaagtgtgatgtggcaaatttacttctgccctgttgctttacggcaaagatcatgcaaaactggacaaatgatgcagcagctacagaaaaccaaggagccacccgtccttgttcaagcgtcgacatcattactgctttgagaggtgcgtcttttcgtgcgtcagctgggccatcatggggcacagggactatggtgggcaagtgctgttgactgttcaccatacgccgtccctttttagtccatttgtctttttcttaactgtaaagtctttagcatatcaaagtccaatgtttttatcaaagtccaagttcaaatcaaagtccaaaattattatcaaagtccaaaattattgtcaaattcttcttttcttctttcttccacggcttgagggccgctgcctttgctgtgtggtctgtgatggcgttgcctcttgcttctccggtgtaggaattggtgtgagctttccaccttgtcaggtagaagtagggtctccatgagactgcaccgctgcaacatttttaattggctgtcctgctgtggtaaaaaaactgtctggccttccatgttgggccgtaatcatgagctatgccaaatgcataccgggagtcagtgtaaatgtttgccgtcttaactgtggccactccacacgcctcagcgagggcttttaattccgcttcttgtactgcgacatgcggagacattctgcttttttaggacatcttgttgtgtgaccactgtatatccagtgtggagtcgtcaatcaccctgggtaccatctataaaaaacaactcaaaatatgcattattaacaagggctttcagtaactttttaaaacttaaattttcttgttgcatcactgctagacaatcaggctggtattctatttcaaaaagatcagaatcttgttgtaaaaaattaaaaaattaaaaaatgacttgcaaaaaatttaaaaatggctgatttgcaatacctaaaatggctgacttgcaatacctagatcacctatgcctattcctccccccctttgaaacagggtacgcaattggaacaagagcacccggtttcaaggtagtataacattgtaaaaagatttgatggaagcagataaggcctgtaaaaagtTAGCatgtataacagaaacatgagttacaccagggcagaataatctacaaaacatctactaatattggaaatgtgatatccctttaagtgaattcattattagtctgttcctgcctgcagtcttatctaaatttcagacaggagaaaaaaaaaaactaaacaaaaaactagctgctcaaaattctcacccctcccttggacaagaaggatgaaacattactacgtactattacatcatctagctccaccccttcgatattggcacattgcgtccgtcttctcagaaccatttcagcttaaccgtccacacgtccacatcaccaactctcatccatccatgctctcaagtctgctccgtcaccccctcattgaggtgtaccagtacatacagatgcacggacaaaaaaagtttgacaaacatacatacatcagctgaaaaacacccaggtgagtgctattataaagtacataattctattgagatgagattgttgggcgccatttatgacaaattatgtgaaaaaagtttgctgagtgactgagacattctatatttcttatctactgaagctattatatgctgtattaaacgctaaagtatttagtttctgtgaccctgaatttggagtgaattctgaaagcccccacccttttttaaaacaaaccgttatctctccgcgactatgaaacacaggctgaataagttttagataccctattgaaaaaacatttgaactcataattaacacatatcctgggaccttgcaacattcattttcaacccctgtataagtaagaatataacttagaaattactatatttccctgcctactaagacagtataactaattaaattcatttcaattcattgtaagcaagcaaagatattaaccaaggttgttattacattttctctctcgctgttatcttcctgaccttggaaggctacacagagactgaacacaagttcgcagctatatgtcaacagactcttctcccctaaaaagcaagctgttaactatttgcactatttgcacatacagtatatatatatatacacatatatatccacctagtatggattatacatattatctattatctatcttgtattatacacatttccatctctctttaccaacaaatcacgtgcattgtaacttacttatcgacttgcctgttccttcagcacttttctcccctacctaactgccaatataactttcaatagacactctcctgacgccctcttgatcacttactgtacttttcaacatttcacttacggatactttcttaaacaaataatgtgtatatacttaacttactctgactatctatctctctccagcaaaccttgatcttccaaggcacctctcggtcctaaagacctccctccaagacaccattttgtaatctgccatgcggtcggtgtcacacattttcattagagttttcttacattctacagattcatccacatggcggcagcccttgaggggctctatcttctttaataaggtcttacgcatattacaacaaaaacaacaaaaaataacacgctccatagaatgcatccctcttaattttcaaattgtcagccccttatataccggcagacaaccgagggtcccttctccttatggaaccagtcccataaaaatgcatctctctgaaatcaaatcgctagccccatatataaggcaaaccgaccgagagtcccttctttctatgagacatctcacaaaatgcatccctctctgctaaaccattaacaactaactaaactaacctgagggtcctttctcttgtgagatcaaatgaaaagtaagagaaaaaaaattctgcagatacaacaaacaatctccactatcgctaaaacgctacggacttcaaagtacaaataaactacagactagtttccgggtgagccattggtgcgcatatcacggtcagtggtccatgacggcaaacccggagcccacacgagttaccgtgtagaactcttaacccaacccgtccggtcacaaaccacagatagtccatcccgctgcaagactcgcagtataaaacacaacataaatatatgtttgtcttacctggagttctaagtgagttgatcaggctcggtttgcagcaggatgcTTTCTCCGtgacgtggatccgggtgaattgcgctgtaagctccgattttaccgccccacgttgggcgccatttatgagggttaaaattctaagtgcaacaccaatcggccccaccccactttccccgttaccggccgtaagaagagacaccacacacaggagtctggtctagctcctcacacgggagaaaaaactgcgcactttattacagattacatgagatcttataccctctgccctctcaccactagggggtgatgggctcataaccatatatgggcagtccggatttgcggactgagacagtgaggcgcctctggcttatacagaaaatcacgtattcaattaactccagtgcaaagaattacccacacaattctaagaagtccggcctaagacagtgaaaattatgtacatttgaacatcttgatatcttgtttctgggcttctgggaaatcggccaagtacatgcgtccttgcgtctggttcggtatcttctctgaacttctagaacatctcttgcaaaaccttggcatatctgatttaaggcgacatttaagttttttctcatttggaattgaataaaacttgcatataggtataaaagtataaagaacatatggcaatatatatatatataccctcacaccggcagttgtcttctgcatctgtTCCTGGCTGGgaatttgaaaatccccgcctccaggaagtgctgcctctgattcattaaatggctgtgattggttcatcgagcgctggctctgattggctaagtgccggATTAAGTAATATTTCTTCTAGTTAAGAAGAGATAACAGAACAAAAGTATTTGTAAACCTTTCTGTTAATTCAAAAGCTATTAAAACAGTATAaaggtaaaaaatgttttttacttttttttcccatttccattTTTGTATTCCAACAAAATAGAAAGACCAAAAAAGCTGACAGTCGTGTCCACATAGCCTGCATGCAATCACTCCAAGAAAAGGAAAATAATACGCACTCACATAACTCTTTCTTGCGGGTGGAGGCCTGTACATTTGGGATGCCAGCTCATCCTAAGCCGTGCCTGTGCATTTCATTCCTGATAATGAGGACAATTGGTGTCCCAGATCACTGGGGGGTCCTGCATGCAGGCAATCAATTTACCCATATCTAATGTGGAGGTTTTCTGGACTTACTAATAATCacacagaagagcttggaagGGTGTGGTGGTCCCTACTTGTTGTCCTGCACTGTATGCCTACAACTTTCTGATTTCTTTCTTAACTTTCTTCCaatgtctcctagcaacatgcataaaaaattcTGCAAATACACATAGTAATTGTATATGCATTGTGTTCGGTATGCACCCAAGCTGCGTTCATTTTTATGCGCATATCATACGCAGGTGTGAGTGGCACAGTGAATAGCAGTGTACTTTCACTGCTGCCTATTATCATATATTATCTGTGCATACATTGTGCACGCTATGAACACatggtcatgtgagcctggctctacagtctgcaaaacacaagagcacagccagagctgcacagAGCAAAGGGGATCAAAGCTAACGTCATCTTCAGTTTAGTGGAGTTAAGATCCCTTTATAAAGGCGATCAGGTTTGGTAAATGTAGATATATAACACGTCATAAGCAAATATGTTCAAGGTGATATTTTAAAATAACTAGCAGCCACAACGGGTATCTGCATACTAAAAgaatcttaaaagggttgtacataGGCGTACAGTCAGGGGTCACTGGGGCCGCCGACAGTGTGACCCAAAAGTGTTTTTGTATATGGCGGAGGGCCGCCTCTGGTATTGGGTCATCCCAAGCCAATCTTTTGAGAAAATCACCAGAAAATCGTtttacaaatagaagaggtgtgaGTTTTCGATGAATGAagctcagctgttagcactgttgctttttaCTGCTGAGGTCTTAGACTTAAATCACATAAAGGATagaatctgcatggactttgaaaaactaagATATTGCCGTTGGTCAGATTTGAAACCACAACAGCAAAGCAACAGTgcaaacaactgagccaccaagcttggTCTTttctggaggagagagagagaagacaaaaaaaaaaaaaacacacacaaagtcCATTCAACTATTTTTCTTAGAGAGATTTGAACTTTGACCCCAACACTGTAAGGAAACCATGGTAACGACTGAGCTAGCATGCTTGTATATTCTTCTACTTTTTCTAATAATTTATTCTTTCTCCTCCAGTGGAGAAGAAGTAGAAGAGAAAGCAAAGTGGGCCAGATTTAGGTGTCCCCTTCAGCATCTTAGAATGTATGATTTATATCTCTCTAGTGTCACTGTCTTAAACGGTATGTCAGAAAcactatcatttctccttaggaagagcacgtAGGCGGTGGGTgaagagactcaaatggccatgtacgctcctctgggtaacatgcaaataagggagattgaataaaaactccacagtgccacctattgaaaggcagcatccttcaagccaaagtcagactttttatacaagccttacaacaatgactgggaattaaaagcaaagccagactccatgcacagatatttgtttcagggtatttgccctttatcagtttccagtaggagtctggctttgctagtgagaggcctgggatgaaTGTCAGAaaggctatcttttctccttagacaGAGCACATCGACagtgaatgaggagactcaaatggccatgcatgctcctctgcagAAACCATCTGTCATGACCGGCGACTATCAGGGTTTCCATGCCAGCACCGCTGGTCCTATCACCCAGGCTGCCAgggtgtggcgcaggggagccaCGGTTTTTGTGATCTCCCCTGACCGCCGTAATCCTGGATGCTGGCTCTGGGCATGCGCTCATGTGTTTAGGAGGCAGGCGTCTAGgtagccgggttgctggggatgcggtGGGTACTCCTGTGCCGCGTCCCGATTGCTATGACACCTGGGCGTGCTTGCTCTGTCTCTACCTTTCTTTTGCAGGCGCTGGGGGCTGTCTCTCACAGCGCCCCGTGattggtcctgctgctgtcaggctccctgccccaatcagctgctggggcgagagttctgacagcatttaaactgcttagTTCCCTTTtgaccttgccagtgtatgtttggtctctaGCTACATACCCAGAATTGATGTTCTGCTTGACTCATTTGCTTTGGACCTGAGTTCAACTTTGCCTGCACCACGTTCGTTTGTTTGTTTTCCTGCATTTGTCTgttagtctgactcctgccctgcatccctagtgagcctaaggaccgtcgcccagttgtcaccctggggcctagcctagggggtaagtaggtagggacagaggTTGGGGGTAGGATTAGGGACTTCCACCTGCCCGGCTTCCAGTCTTGACAGATACAATGGCCCACAGAGTGTCAGActatgttaaccccttccatggCCTTGTCAAACCAGGTCCAGGCCCTGATCAACCTGGTTTAGGACCTGACTACCCATTTACAGCAACAGGAACGGGTGTTGTCTACTGCCCAGGTTCAGCCTTCCTCTGTTCCAGTGACAATTTCTGAGTCTCGGACTACGCTGCCTAATATCTTTGCTGGTGAGAGGAAACAGTTTTTTGCCTACTGGGAAGGCTGCAAGCTGTTTTTTGATCTGTGACCCCACTCTTCTGTCACAGAGTACCAGAGGGTATAAATCGTGATTTCCAAACTAAGGAAATCCTCAAAACTGGGCTCTCTCTTTACCCCCTGACTCTCCCACATGAAAGTTTTTAGAAGCCTTCCTTTCAGCTCTGGGTCAAATCTATGATGAGCCCAACTGTGCTGCCTACGCTGTCTCTCAACTGCTGTCCTTGCATCAGGGTTGGAAGGTGACGGAGGAATACTGCTCCCAATTCAGACTGCACTGAGTCAGGGTGGAATGAATCAGCTCTCAATGACTTGCTCTTGGCCGGCCTATCCGAAGGCCTCAAGGATCTGCTGGTTGCCCTTCCTGAGCCCAATAACCTGGAGCAAGCAAAGTCACTAGCTATTCAAGCTGACCATCGACTGAGGGCCAGACGATCCGTAAGGACCAGTCCGGTCCACCTGGCCACCTCCTCTGTTAACCTGACTACTTCACCTCCCTCCGCTTAACCCATGGAATTGGGAACAATTTCAACTCAACAGCGAAGGGAATACTGGCTAAAAAAGAACCTTTGTTTGTATTAGGGAGAGTCTGGTCATCGGATCGCTATCTGCGGGATGAAGCCttggcaggaaaacttccgctcctagtcaGTTgttgggaggactgtctaggagctaaggtactcccagtTGTGCCTAAGATGTCCTTACCCTGCGCCATAGATTTTAGTTCTTTCTCTCGTGCAGGGCAAGACTTTGTTGATTCCGGGGCCGCAGCCAATGTTGTTAATTTGGATTTTGTGGCTCAGAATTCTCGTTCCTTGGTACGTTTAGATCATCCGATTGAGGTTTCTGGGGTAGACTCTACTCCATTGCATGCTGGCTTCGTCAGTCTATCTACCCCAGAGCTAAAATTTACGTAGGAGCCTTGCTTACTGAGTCTTGCACCTTCCTCATCATGAAGTTGTCGTCCTGGGGCCTAGCCTAGGGAGGCAAGTAGGTagagacaggggttgcgggtaggacTAGGGACTTCCACCTGCCCGGACTCCAGTCTTGACACCAACTTAGTGCAGTAATACACACAGACAAACTCAAGCTTGAGACAAACTGGAACTTTACTCTGAAAAGCGCCAATTTTGATGGTTATGTTTCTTAAGGTACAGTTCTTTCAAACCATTGTCAGTCAATATTCCAGTGGTAACCATTGTATAGTTAGTAAAAAACTGCCTTTGCCAGTATTCAATCCTTTTCCAGCTTGTGCCCCGGATGGCAAACAGAGCAATTCCTTCTGCTCAACACTCCAACTGGCCCTACTCCTCATAATAGGATCTGCAGCACTTGCCCAGCTTGACTCATTCAGGTTGCTttcttgtcacacatccaatgtTCATTACATTTTCTCAAGTGGCACCAGCACATCTCTACATTTATGTATGGCCCTCCTTCTCTTATGAGCAGTTCTCTCAAGCTCCATTTATATCATGGAATGGGCTTCCTTGGACAGTTAGGTCAAACATCTGTTTAGTGGTGCGTTCCTTATAAAGTATTTGTATGACTTGATATTGGTAGATACTGAATAATGTTATAATGGTGCTTTTTCTCTCTAAACCCAGGAAAGAAATCTGACTGTGGTAACAGAGTTTTTCCTTCTAGGATTTCAAGCTAATAAATCTTTACGTGTTTTCCTGTTCTGTCTGTTCCTGGTGGTTTACTGTGGAACATTATGCGGGAACCTCCTGATCATCATCCTGGTGTCCACCAGCCAGAACCTCCACACTCCAATGTACTACTTCATCTCACAGCTGTCCATCAGTGACATCTTGTTACCTACAGATATTGTGCCCAACATGCTCCACATCCTGATGACTAATGGGGGGACCATTACTTTCATTGGTTGCATTACACAATATTATTTCTTTGGTACCTCAGTAGTATTTGAATGTTTTCTCCTCACAGTGATGTCTTATGACAGATATTTGGCCATCTGCAATCCCCTCCGTTATTCTTCTCTCATGACAAGAACGTGTTGTGTGAAGTTTATCATCATCGCTTGGTGTTTTGGTTTTTCCACTGCATTGATTTCTTCTGTTGCGTCAGCAATGTTAAAATTT
The nucleotide sequence above comes from Eleutherodactylus coqui strain aEleCoq1 chromosome 2, aEleCoq1.hap1, whole genome shotgun sequence. Encoded proteins:
- the LOC136610371 gene encoding olfactory receptor 5G9-like, with translation MDEPDGRNLTKVTQFFILGFQADKNVRITLFCLFLVVYCGTLCGNLLIITLVSTSKTLHTPIGEEVEEKAKWARFRCPLQHLRMYDLYLSSVTVLNGQDFVDSGAAANVVNLDFVAQNSRSLERNLTVVTEFFLLGFQANKSLRVFLFCLFLVVYCGTLCGNLLIIILVSTSQNLHTPMYYFISQLSISDILLPTDIVPNMLHILMTNGGTITFIGCITQYYFFGTSVVFECFLLTVMSYDRYLAICNPLRYSSLMTRTCCVKFIIIAWCFGFSTALISSVASAMLKFCGPNVIDNFFCDVGPLLDIACSDTFLIHLEILLLGSPILIIPSTVIIVSYVKIIVAVLKIPTSSGRHKAFSTCSSHLIVVTIFYWSLLGVYIFPTQEQTFNTSKLLSLLYTVFTPFINPLIYSLRNRDIRKAVMKIVNIYSKVYTEK